A window of the Pseudomonas fluorescens genome harbors these coding sequences:
- a CDS encoding 5-oxoprolinase subunit PxpA has protein sequence MSRLLLNCDIGESFGNWTMGLDAEVMPFIDCANIACGFHAGDPSIMRKTVSLALSHGVQIGAHPAYQDLVGFGRRSMAYTAQELQDILHYQIGALDGICRAQGGKVSYVKPHGAMYNDMMANPAQLRAVIQAVAAYDRSLPLMLMATRDNTAAQQLGDEYGVTLWFEAFADRAYDSAGRLVSRQLPGAVHHDSETIIGQALTIARGDNLTASDGSALHLQANTLCVHGDNASSVAAVQRIRQALNEQSAP, from the coding sequence GTGAGCCGCCTGCTATTGAACTGTGACATCGGCGAGAGCTTCGGCAACTGGACCATGGGTCTGGACGCGGAAGTCATGCCCTTCATCGATTGCGCCAACATTGCCTGCGGTTTTCACGCCGGCGACCCGAGCATCATGCGCAAGACCGTCAGCCTGGCCCTGAGCCACGGCGTGCAGATCGGCGCGCATCCGGCCTATCAGGATCTGGTGGGGTTCGGCCGCCGCTCCATGGCCTACACCGCCCAGGAACTGCAAGACATCCTGCATTACCAGATCGGTGCTCTCGACGGCATTTGCCGTGCCCAGGGTGGCAAAGTCAGTTACGTCAAACCCCACGGGGCGATGTACAACGACATGATGGCCAACCCGGCGCAGTTGCGGGCGGTGATTCAGGCTGTCGCGGCCTACGATCGCAGCTTGCCACTGATGCTGATGGCCACCCGTGACAACACGGCAGCCCAGCAACTCGGTGACGAATACGGCGTGACCCTGTGGTTCGAAGCCTTCGCGGACCGTGCCTACGACAGCGCCGGCCGACTGGTCTCGCGACAACTGCCGGGCGCGGTACACCACGATTCCGAAACCATCATCGGGCAAGCGCTGACCATCGCCCGTGGCGACAACCTCACTGCCAGCGACGGCAGCGCGCTGCACCTGCAAGCCAACACCTTGTGCGTGCACGGTGACAACGCCAGTTCGGTGGCAGCCGTGCAGCGCATTCGTCAGGCCCTGAACGAGCAGAGCGCGCCATGA
- the pxpB gene encoding 5-oxoprolinase subunit PxpB, whose amino-acid sequence MNPRVEVVALDCLMLRLFDEIAEANMPWMLAASERLRTVFGAHLIDLVPSYTTLMVHYDLTELNPGQARELIAEALIDLSPNARTGGQCHVLPVWYDLSVGPELSLLSQRSGLSVEEVIRRHSAREYQVFALGFAPGFAFMGLVEEVLAAPRLNTPRKKVAAGSVGIAERQTAAYPVVSPGGWNLIGRTPAKLFDRERDGYSLMQPGDTVRFEAVSHAEFINLGGDDTPLEALS is encoded by the coding sequence ATGAATCCGCGGGTGGAAGTGGTGGCGCTGGATTGCCTGATGCTGCGTCTGTTCGATGAAATCGCCGAAGCCAACATGCCGTGGATGCTCGCCGCCAGCGAGCGGCTGCGCACGGTGTTCGGCGCACATCTGATCGATCTGGTGCCGTCGTACACAACGTTGATGGTGCATTACGACCTGACCGAATTGAATCCGGGTCAGGCTCGGGAATTGATTGCCGAAGCCTTGATCGACCTGTCGCCGAATGCGCGCACCGGCGGCCAGTGTCATGTGCTGCCAGTGTGGTACGACCTGAGTGTCGGCCCGGAATTGAGCTTGCTGTCGCAACGCAGCGGTTTGTCGGTGGAAGAGGTGATTCGCCGCCACAGCGCCCGTGAATATCAGGTGTTCGCGCTCGGATTCGCACCGGGGTTTGCCTTTATGGGGCTGGTGGAAGAAGTCCTCGCGGCGCCGCGTCTGAATACCCCACGCAAGAAAGTTGCCGCCGGCAGCGTCGGCATCGCCGAACGGCAGACGGCCGCGTATCCGGTGGTGTCCCCCGGTGGCTGGAACCTGATCGGTCGCACGCCGGCAAAACTGTTCGACCGTGAACGCGATGGCTACAGCCTGATGCAGCCCGGCGATACCGTGCGCTTCGAAGCGGTGAGCCACGCAGAATTCATCAACCTCGGCGGTGATGACACACCCTTGGAGGCGTTGTCATGA
- a CDS encoding biotin-dependent carboxyltransferase family protein has translation MSRLMIEASTPLCLLQDAGRFGVRHLGVTQGGAADWRSMAWANWLLGNGLDLPVIEITLGGFTVLAEEDCLLALAGADLGAQIDGEALAPWHSFKLRKGQTLKFTQPLSGARAYLAAPGGFSAPKVLGSSATVVREELGGLDGFGLPLAKGASLSYQGETLMVREVPAQHRPDLRLDAPLDLVLGAQIGQFSGQSLFDAFNSAWTLDSRADRMGIRLLGTALQYQGKPMISEGIPLGAVQVPPDGQPIVLLNDRQTIGGYPRLGALTPLALARLAQCLPGAKVRLRPVVQEVAHREHVEYLKRF, from the coding sequence ATGAGCCGACTGATGATTGAAGCGAGTACGCCACTGTGCCTGTTGCAGGACGCCGGGCGTTTTGGCGTGCGCCATCTGGGCGTGACCCAGGGCGGCGCGGCGGACTGGCGGTCGATGGCCTGGGCCAACTGGCTGCTGGGTAATGGCTTGGACTTGCCGGTGATCGAAATCACCCTCGGCGGGTTCACGGTGCTGGCTGAAGAAGATTGCTTGCTGGCGTTGGCCGGTGCCGATCTTGGCGCGCAGATCGATGGCGAGGCGTTGGCCCCGTGGCACAGCTTCAAACTGCGCAAGGGACAGACTTTGAAGTTCACCCAGCCGTTGTCGGGCGCGCGGGCCTATCTGGCGGCGCCCGGTGGTTTCAGTGCGCCGAAAGTGCTGGGCAGCAGCGCCACGGTGGTGCGTGAAGAGCTCGGTGGTCTCGATGGTTTTGGCTTGCCGTTGGCCAAGGGCGCTTCGCTGAGTTATCAGGGCGAAACCCTGATGGTGCGTGAGGTCCCGGCACAACATCGACCGGATCTGCGCCTCGACGCGCCGCTGGATCTGGTGCTGGGCGCGCAGATCGGTCAGTTCAGCGGGCAGAGCCTGTTCGATGCATTCAACAGTGCCTGGACGCTGGACAGTCGTGCCGATCGCATGGGTATTCGCTTGCTGGGGACGGCGTTGCAGTATCAGGGCAAACCGATGATTTCCGAGGGTATTCCGCTCGGCGCGGTGCAAGTGCCGCCGGACGGGCAGCCGATCGTGTTGCTCAATGATCGACAGACGATTGGCGGTTATCCACGATTGGGAGCGTTGACGCCGTTGGCGCTGGCGCGTCTGGCACAGTGTCTGCCGGGGGCGAAGGTCAGATTGCGCCCGGTGGTGCAGGAAGTGGCACACCGGGAGCATGTCGAATATCTGAAGCGCTTTTGA
- a CDS encoding vWA domain-containing protein, whose translation MLLNLFNEMRAAKVPVSVRELLDLINALKQRVTFADMDEFYYLSRAILVKDERHFDKFDRAFGAYFNGLEKLDDHLQALIPEDWLRKEFERSLSDEERAQIQSLGGLDKLIEEFKKRLEEQKERHAGGNKWIGTGGTSPFGSGGFNPEGIRVGDAGKRQGKAVKVWDQREYKNLDDSVELGTRNIKVALRRLRKFARQGAAEELDIDGTIDHTAKDAGLLNIQMRPERRNTVKLLLLFDIGGSMDAHVKICEELFSACKTEFKHLEYFYFHNFIYESVWKNNMRRTSERTSTQDLLHKYGADYKVIFIGDAAMAPYEITQAGGSVEHWNEEPGYVWMQRFMEKYKKLIWINPYPKDTWGYTSSTNIVRDLIEDQMYPLTLRGLEEGMRFLSK comes from the coding sequence ATGTTGCTCAACCTGTTCAATGAAATGCGTGCAGCCAAGGTGCCGGTGTCGGTGCGCGAGCTGCTCGACCTGATCAACGCGCTGAAACAGCGCGTGACCTTCGCCGACATGGACGAGTTCTACTACTTGTCGCGGGCGATTCTGGTGAAGGACGAACGGCATTTCGACAAGTTCGACCGCGCGTTCGGTGCCTACTTCAACGGCCTGGAAAAGCTCGACGATCACTTGCAGGCGCTGATCCCTGAAGACTGGCTGCGCAAGGAGTTCGAGCGCTCGCTGAGCGACGAGGAACGCGCGCAGATCCAGTCCCTCGGCGGCCTGGACAAGCTGATCGAAGAGTTCAAGAAACGCCTGGAAGAACAGAAGGAACGCCACGCCGGCGGCAACAAGTGGATCGGCACCGGCGGCACCAGCCCGTTCGGCTCCGGCGGCTTCAACCCGGAAGGCATTCGGGTCGGCGATGCCGGCAAGCGCCAGGGCAAAGCGGTGAAAGTCTGGGATCAGCGCGAGTACAAGAACCTCGACGACTCCGTTGAACTGGGCACCCGCAACATCAAGGTCGCCCTGCGCCGCCTGCGTAAATTCGCCCGTCAGGGCGCGGCGGAAGAGCTGGACATCGACGGCACCATCGACCACACCGCCAAGGATGCCGGGCTGCTGAACATCCAGATGCGCCCGGAACGGCGCAACACGGTGAAGCTGTTGCTGCTGTTCGACATCGGCGGCTCGATGGACGCCCACGTGAAGATCTGCGAGGAACTGTTCTCGGCCTGCAAGACCGAGTTCAAGCATCTGGAGTACTTCTACTTCCACAACTTCATTTATGAGTCGGTGTGGAAGAACAACATGCGCCGCACTTCCGAGCGCACGTCGACCCAGGACCTGCTGCACAAGTACGGTGCCGACTACAAAGTGATCTTCATCGGTGACGCCGCGATGGCGCCTTATGAAATCACCCAGGCCGGCGGCAGCGTCGAGCACTGGAACGAAGAGCCGGGTTACGTGTGGATGCAGCGCTTTATGGAGAAGTACAAGAAGCTCATCTGGATCAATCCGTACCCGAAAGATACGTGGGGCTATACATCGTCGACCAACATCGTGCGGGATTTGATCGAGGATCAGATGTATCCGCTGACGTTGCGCGGGCTGGAAGAAGGGATGCGGTTTTTGTCCAAGTAA
- a CDS encoding AAA family ATPase: MKFEGTQAYVATDDLKLAVNAAITLERPLLVKGEPGTGKTMLAEQLAESFGAKLITWHIKSTTKAHQGLYEYDAVSRLRDSQLGNEKVHDVRNYLKKGKLWEAFESEERVILLIDEIDKADIEFPNDLLQELDKMEFYVYEIDETIKAKKRPIIIITSNNEKELPDAFLRRCFFHYIAFPDRTTLQKIVDVHYPDIKKDLVSEALDVFFDVRKVPGLKKKPSTSELVDWLKLLMADNIGEAVLRERDPTKAIPPLAGALVKNEQDVQLLERLAFMSRRGTR, encoded by the coding sequence ATGAAGTTCGAAGGCACCCAGGCCTACGTCGCCACCGATGACCTGAAGCTGGCGGTCAACGCCGCCATCACCCTGGAGCGGCCGCTGCTGGTCAAGGGCGAACCGGGCACCGGCAAGACCATGCTCGCCGAGCAACTGGCCGAATCGTTCGGCGCCAAGCTGATCACCTGGCACATCAAGTCCACCACCAAGGCCCATCAGGGCCTGTACGAGTACGACGCGGTCAGCCGTCTGCGCGACTCGCAACTGGGCAATGAAAAAGTCCACGACGTGCGCAACTACCTGAAGAAGGGCAAGCTCTGGGAAGCGTTCGAGTCCGAAGAGCGGGTCATCCTGCTGATCGACGAAATCGACAAGGCCGACATCGAGTTCCCCAACGACCTGCTGCAAGAACTCGACAAGATGGAGTTCTACGTTTACGAGATCGACGAGACCATCAAGGCCAAGAAGCGTCCGATCATCATCATTACCTCCAACAACGAGAAAGAGCTGCCGGACGCGTTCCTGCGCCGCTGCTTCTTCCACTACATCGCCTTCCCCGACCGCACCACCCTGCAGAAAATCGTCGACGTTCACTACCCGGACATCAAGAAGGATCTGGTCAGCGAAGCGCTGGACGTGTTCTTCGACGTGCGCAAGGTGCCGGGCCTGAAGAAGAAGCCATCGACCTCGGAACTGGTGGACTGGCTGAAACTGCTGATGGCCGACAACATCGGCGAAGCGGTGCTGCGCGAGCGCGATCCGACCAAAGCCATCCCGCCGCTGGCCGGTGCGCTGGTGAAGAACGAACAGGACGTGCAACTGCTTGAGCGCCTGGCGTTCATGAGCCGTCGCGGCACCCGCTAA
- a CDS encoding DUF2442 domain-containing protein, whose protein sequence is MSPKKRPRLSAVQPLADFRLALTFIEGQQLIVDLSQDLKRYPGLKPLLDPEVFGAALIGVDGWSVDWPDPDIQIGADTLYLDALAQCANPHPASAAHIGH, encoded by the coding sequence ATGTCGCCCAAGAAACGCCCTCGTTTATCGGCTGTACAGCCTTTGGCAGATTTTCGCCTGGCGTTGACCTTTATTGAGGGTCAGCAATTGATTGTCGATTTGAGCCAGGACCTGAAAAGGTATCCAGGCCTCAAGCCATTGCTTGATCCGGAGGTATTCGGCGCTGCATTAATCGGAGTTGATGGCTGGAGTGTGGATTGGCCGGATCCGGATATTCAGATCGGCGCAGACACCTTGTATCTGGATGCGCTCGCGCAGTGCGCTAACCCGCATCCGGCTTCGGCCGCTCATATCGGGCATTGA
- a CDS encoding DUF748 domain-containing protein, translated as MKRRYRWPLWILATIVVLLVALHIALPYIVRDYLNDKLANMGDYRGQITDVDLALWRGAYKINGLKIVKVDGKVPVPFVDAPLIDLSVSWHSLWYDHAVVAQVKFFKPQVNFVDGGANKQNSQTGKGTDWRAQLGKLLPITLDEVQINDGRISFRNFNSKPPVNMNATNVDASIYNLTNVVDTKGKRDARFEGKALLLGQAPLETSATFDPLSNFEDFEFRLRARDLELKRMNDFASAYGKFDFNAGHGDVVIEAQAKKAQLTGYIKPLLRDVEVFNWQQDVENKNKSIFRSVWEALVGGTETVLKNQAKNQFATKVELSGSVHQQDISAFEAFLQILRNGFIQAFNARYERPKPDAG; from the coding sequence ATGAAGCGTCGTTACCGCTGGCCGTTGTGGATTCTCGCCACCATCGTGGTGTTGCTGGTCGCCCTGCACATCGCCCTGCCCTACATCGTGCGCGACTATCTGAATGACAAACTGGCCAACATGGGCGACTACCGCGGCCAGATCACCGACGTCGATCTGGCGCTCTGGCGCGGGGCTTACAAGATCAATGGCCTGAAGATCGTCAAGGTCGACGGCAAGGTGCCAGTGCCGTTCGTCGATGCGCCGTTGATCGACCTGTCCGTCAGCTGGCACTCGCTGTGGTACGACCACGCGGTAGTAGCGCAGGTGAAGTTCTTCAAACCGCAAGTGAACTTCGTCGATGGTGGGGCCAACAAGCAGAACTCCCAGACCGGTAAAGGCACCGACTGGCGCGCGCAGCTGGGCAAACTGCTGCCGATCACCCTCGACGAGGTGCAGATCAACGATGGCCGTATCAGCTTTCGCAACTTCAATTCCAAACCACCGGTGAACATGAATGCGACCAATGTCGACGCCAGCATCTACAACCTGACCAATGTCGTGGACACCAAGGGCAAGCGCGATGCCCGCTTCGAAGGCAAGGCCCTGCTGCTCGGTCAGGCACCACTGGAAACCTCCGCCACCTTCGACCCGCTGAGCAACTTCGAGGATTTCGAGTTTCGCCTGCGCGCACGCGACCTTGAACTCAAACGCATGAACGACTTTGCCTCGGCCTACGGCAAATTCGACTTCAACGCCGGCCACGGCGATGTGGTCATCGAAGCCCAGGCCAAAAAGGCCCAGCTCACCGGCTACATCAAGCCATTGCTGCGCGACGTTGAAGTATTCAACTGGCAGCAGGACGTGGAGAACAAGAACAAAAGCATCTTCCGCTCAGTCTGGGAGGCACTGGTCGGCGGCACTGAAACCGTGCTGAAAAACCAGGCCAAAAACCAGTTCGCAACCAAGGTCGAACTCAGCGGCAGCGTCCATCAGCAAGATATCAGCGCGTTCGAAGCGTTTTTGCAGATTTTGCGCAACGGATTCATCCAGGCCTTCAATGCCCGATATGAGCGGCCGAAGCCGGATGCGGGTTAG
- the cysK gene encoding cysteine synthase A, which translates to MSRIFADNAHSIGNTPLVQINRIAPRGVTILAKIEGRNPGYSVKCRIGANMIWDAESSGKLKPGMTIVEPTSGNTGIGLAFVAAARGYKLLLTMPASMSIERRKVLKALGAELVLTEPAKGMKGAIEKAAEIVASDAGKYFMPAQFDNPANPAIHEKTTGPEIWNDTDGAIDVLVAGVGTGGTITGVSRYIKNTAGKPILSVAVEPVSSPVITQALAGEEIKPSPHKIQGIGAGFVPKNLDLSMVDRVELVTDDESKAMALRLMQEEGILCGISCGAAMSVAVRLAETPEMQGKTIVVVLPDSGERYLSSMLFSDLFTDQENQQ; encoded by the coding sequence ATGAGCCGTATTTTTGCTGACAACGCCCATTCCATCGGCAACACGCCGCTGGTGCAGATCAACCGCATCGCGCCCCGTGGCGTGACTATTCTGGCCAAGATCGAAGGTCGCAACCCGGGTTACTCGGTCAAGTGCCGGATTGGCGCCAACATGATCTGGGACGCCGAAAGCAGCGGCAAACTCAAGCCGGGCATGACCATCGTCGAGCCGACCTCCGGCAACACCGGCATCGGCCTGGCATTTGTCGCTGCCGCTCGCGGTTACAAATTGCTGCTGACCATGCCGGCCTCGATGAGTATCGAGCGACGCAAGGTGCTCAAGGCGCTGGGCGCCGAGCTGGTGCTGACCGAGCCGGCCAAGGGCATGAAGGGCGCGATCGAAAAGGCCGCGGAGATCGTTGCCAGCGATGCGGGCAAATATTTCATGCCGGCCCAGTTCGATAATCCGGCCAACCCCGCCATCCACGAAAAAACCACCGGCCCGGAAATCTGGAACGACACCGATGGCGCCATCGATGTGCTGGTGGCGGGCGTCGGCACCGGCGGAACCATTACCGGTGTGTCGCGGTATATCAAGAATACGGCGGGCAAACCGATTCTGTCAGTGGCGGTGGAACCCGTGTCGTCTCCGGTGATTACTCAGGCGCTGGCGGGCGAAGAGATCAAGCCGAGCCCGCACAAGATTCAGGGCATCGGCGCCGGTTTTGTGCCGAAGAACCTTGATCTGTCGATGGTTGACCGGGTCGAACTGGTGACGGATGACGAGTCCAAGGCCATGGCCCTGCGCCTGATGCAGGAGGAAGGGATTTTGTGCGGGATTTCCTGCGGTGCGGCCATGTCGGTGGCGGTGCGCCTGGCGGAAACTCCGGAAATGCAGGGCAAGACCATTGTCGTGGTGCTGCCGGACTCCGGTGAGCGTTACCTGTCGAGCATGCTGTTCAGTGATCTGTTCACCGATCAGGAGAACCAGCAGTAA
- a CDS encoding aspartyl/asparaginyl beta-hydroxylase domain-containing protein, with amino-acid sequence MTFSLAAKVSVLLLFVGSILYVHLRGKARLPVLRQFVNHSALFAPYNALMYLFSGVPSKPYLDRSKFPELDVLRDNWETIRDEAMHLFDEGYIRAAEKNNDAGFGSFFKKGWKRFYLKWYDKPLPSAETLCPKTVALVSAIPNVKGAMFALLPGGSHLNPHRDPFAGSLRYHLGLSTPNSDDCRIFVDGQVYAWRDGEDVMFDETYVHWVKNETEKTRVILFCDIERPLSNRLMTRINRFISAWLGRATAPQNLDDERVGGINQAYAWSKNFSDKFSGKVKQWKRRNPKAYRVMRPVLAVVVLTLLGYWLFG; translated from the coding sequence ATGACCTTTTCGTTAGCCGCCAAGGTGTCGGTGTTGCTGCTGTTTGTGGGCAGCATCCTCTACGTGCATTTGCGCGGCAAGGCGCGTTTGCCGGTGCTGCGTCAGTTCGTCAACCATTCGGCGCTGTTCGCCCCGTATAACGCCTTGATGTACCTGTTTTCGGGCGTGCCGTCCAAGCCGTATCTGGACCGCAGCAAGTTTCCGGAGCTGGACGTACTGCGCGATAACTGGGAAACCATTCGCGACGAAGCGATGCATCTGTTTGACGAGGGTTATATTCGCGCCGCCGAGAAGAACAACGACGCCGGTTTCGGCTCGTTCTTCAAGAAGGGCTGGAAGCGTTTCTACCTCAAGTGGTACGACAAACCGCTGCCATCGGCCGAGACCCTGTGCCCGAAAACCGTGGCGCTGGTCAGTGCCATCCCCAACGTCAAAGGCGCGATGTTCGCGTTGTTGCCGGGTGGCAGTCATTTGAACCCGCACCGCGATCCGTTCGCCGGTTCCCTGCGTTATCACCTGGGTCTGTCGACGCCCAACTCCGACGATTGCCGGATCTTCGTCGACGGTCAGGTCTACGCCTGGCGCGACGGTGAAGACGTGATGTTCGACGAGACTTACGTGCACTGGGTCAAGAACGAAACCGAAAAGACCCGCGTCATCCTGTTCTGTGACATTGAGCGCCCGCTGAGCAATCGTCTGATGACCCGCATCAACCGCTTCATCAGCGCCTGGCTGGGCCGTGCTACTGCCCCGCAGAACCTCGACGACGAGCGCGTCGGCGGGATCAACCAGGCTTACGCGTGGAGCAAGAACTTCAGCGACAAGTTCAGCGGTAAGGTCAAGCAGTGGAAACGCCGTAATCCAAAAGCCTACCGCGTGATGCGGCCGGTGCTGGCGGTGGTGGTGCTGACGTTGCTGGGGTATTGGCTGTTTGGTTGA
- a CDS encoding DMT family transporter: MFVLSKKSALAAASTSLFVLLWSSGAIFSKWGLAHASPFAFLLIRFVIALCGLVLLVPLLKLRLPKGGKPMLYAMATGVVLLGAYQIFYLLALDLKVTPGVMATIMGVQPILTVVLMERQRSASRIFGLALGLAGLIMVVYQGIGLAGMSLAGMLFGLLALASMTFGSIMQKRITDNPLGTLPVQYLAGLLLCGVFVPFQPFHFEHSAGFIVPVLWMGLVVSVLATLLLYRLIARGNLVNVTSLFYLVPAVTAVMDYLIFGNRLAALSVLGMLLIIVGLVFVFRKSA, from the coding sequence ATGTTTGTCCTTTCGAAAAAGTCCGCGCTCGCGGCCGCGTCCACGAGCCTGTTCGTTCTGCTGTGGAGCAGCGGGGCGATCTTCTCCAAGTGGGGGCTGGCCCACGCGTCGCCCTTTGCCTTTCTGCTGATCCGTTTTGTGATTGCCCTGTGCGGGCTGGTGCTGCTGGTGCCGTTGCTCAAGTTGAGGCTGCCCAAGGGCGGCAAGCCGATGCTGTACGCGATGGCAACCGGCGTTGTGTTGTTGGGTGCCTATCAGATCTTTTATCTGCTGGCGTTGGACCTGAAAGTCACGCCCGGGGTGATGGCGACCATCATGGGCGTGCAGCCGATCCTTACGGTGGTGCTCATGGAGCGGCAACGCTCGGCGAGCCGGATCTTCGGTCTGGCGCTGGGGTTGGCCGGGCTGATCATGGTGGTTTACCAGGGCATCGGCCTGGCCGGCATGTCGCTGGCGGGGATGTTGTTCGGGCTGCTGGCGCTGGCGAGCATGACGTTCGGTTCGATCATGCAGAAGCGCATCACCGACAACCCTCTCGGCACGCTGCCGGTGCAGTATCTGGCGGGGCTGTTGCTGTGCGGGGTTTTCGTACCGTTTCAGCCGTTTCACTTCGAGCACAGTGCCGGTTTCATCGTGCCGGTGTTGTGGATGGGGCTGGTGGTTTCCGTGCTGGCGACGTTGCTGCTGTATCGACTGATCGCCCGGGGCAATCTGGTGAATGTCACCAGCCTGTTCTATCTGGTGCCGGCGGTGACGGCGGTGATGGACTACTTGATCTTCGGCAATCGCCTGGCGGCGTTGAGCGTGCTGGGAATGCTGTTGATCATCGTCGGTCTGGTGTTCGTGTTCCGTAAATCGGCGTAA
- a CDS encoding DMT family transporter — protein sequence MSPVDIFRMLSLAAIWGASFLFMRIIAPAIGTVPTGFFRVSIAAVGLLVILGLMRISWDFKGKLKTVMMLGVINSGVPATLYSVAAQVLPAGYSAIFNATTPLMGVLIGGLFFSEKLTLAKLAGVFLGLLGVGVLTRAGPVAFDLQLLMGAVACLLATTCYGFAGFLARRWLDQAGGLDSRLSALGSMLGATLFLLPLFGYSVITQPPVSWGGWNVWLSLLGLGLGCTAFAYIIYFRLLSSIGPVKSMTVTFMIPPFGVLWGALFLDEPLSMAHLYGGVLIAIALWLVLKPAAVKPAEIAAR from the coding sequence GTGAGCCCTGTCGATATTTTCCGCATGTTGTCGCTGGCTGCCATCTGGGGCGCGAGCTTCCTGTTCATGCGCATCATCGCTCCCGCGATCGGTACGGTTCCGACCGGATTCTTCCGCGTTTCGATTGCTGCCGTCGGTTTGCTGGTGATCCTCGGGCTGATGCGCATCAGCTGGGATTTCAAAGGCAAGCTCAAGACCGTGATGATGCTCGGCGTGATCAATTCCGGCGTACCGGCAACGCTGTATTCGGTCGCGGCCCAGGTGCTGCCGGCCGGTTATTCCGCGATTTTCAATGCCACGACTCCTTTGATGGGCGTGTTGATCGGCGGGTTGTTCTTCAGTGAAAAACTGACGCTGGCCAAACTCGCCGGGGTGTTCCTTGGCCTGCTCGGGGTGGGCGTGCTGACCCGCGCCGGCCCGGTGGCGTTCGATCTGCAACTGCTGATGGGTGCCGTCGCCTGCCTGCTCGCGACCACCTGCTACGGATTCGCCGGGTTCCTCGCCCGACGCTGGCTGGATCAGGCCGGCGGGCTCGACAGCCGTCTTTCGGCGTTGGGCAGCATGCTCGGTGCGACCCTGTTCCTGCTGCCGTTGTTCGGTTACAGCGTCATCACTCAGCCGCCGGTGAGCTGGGGTGGCTGGAATGTCTGGCTGTCGCTGCTGGGCCTGGGCCTGGGCTGCACCGCGTTTGCCTACATCATTTACTTCCGCCTGCTGAGTTCCATCGGGCCGGTGAAGTCGATGACCGTGACCTTCATGATTCCGCCATTCGGCGTGCTGTGGGGGGCGCTGTTTCTCGATGAACCGCTGTCGATGGCCCACTTGTATGGCGGGGTGTTGATCGCGATTGCGCTGTGGCTGGTGTTGAAACCGGCTGCGGTGAAGCCGGCAGAAATCGCCGCCCGCTGA